GCCGGTAGTTGCAAAACAAAATTCTTTTGATGCAATTTTACATTCTTCTTTATTTGGTGTGTATGTTTCTGATAATTTATCGACAATTAAAAAATCGATGCTGAATGTTACTTTAGTCGGAATTTTGTTTGCTAATGAAATAAATGATTCTCAAGTAATTATTCGTTCTGCTGATGGAGAGGAGAACACTTATAAATTGGGGGATAGCATTCCGGGCGGTGCAGTAATAAAACGCATCATGGCCTCTGGAATTTTAGTTGAACGCAATGGTGCCTTAGAGAGTTTAAGTTTACCCAAAATTGAATTAATCTTTGAACCCATAGCAAAGCCTTTAGATGAGGAATAAAAATAAATGAGACGTTTATATAATCTATTCATCGTTGTAATTTTTATTTCTATTCTTGCAGGATGTGCTATGACTAGTGCGCGGAATTTGCGTGAGGGAATAGATAATTTCAGACTGGAAGAGTATCGCAAGGCATTTATCCGCTTAAAACCGTTGGCTCAAAAAGGTCTACCTGATGCACAATATGCTGTAGGGTATATGTATTATTATGGCAAAGGAGTGGTTGAAGACCGAAAAAAAGCCTGGTTCTGGATCAATGCGGCTGCCAATTTAGGGCAACCTGATGCAAAAGTAGCGATTCAAATATTAACCAGTGGGGGTTCACTCCGTTAAAAACATAATATTTGTAGCCTGGGTGTAGAACAGCGACTCCGAAATTTTGGATACTTATTATAAAAAAATTAAAAAAGTCATAGTCATACCATAAGGTATTTCAAATGTACAAATTGTAATGAAAAGATAATATTTTGCTGGTAGGCTGCGCTAGCCCTAAAGCGCTTATTTGTTCTTTAGTAAACCACTGTCCTTTTGGTTCAAACAATGTCTTACCTAAAACTTTAGTTTTGATAGTAAGTGCGTTGATTTCTAAATGAAAATGGCTGAAACGGTGTTTAAAAGCAATCAGTTTCTGGGGTGCTTCTCCTGATAAATCATAGTTCAAACGAATGAAATCAAGTGGGCAATCTTCTTCATCTAAGTAGGGTAAACACCATAAACCTCCCCATAATCCAACCGGTGGTCTTTTTTCTAAATAAACGTGGCCTTGTTCATTGTGTAAGACAAGTAATTGTTGGTATTGGATGGGGACTGGTTTCTTTATTTTTTTAGTGGGATATAAGTGCTGTTCTTTATGTTTATAAGCTAGACAATTATTCTGTAAGGGACAATTAAGGCAATTCGGATTTTTAGGAGTACAGCATATTGCACCTAAATCCATAATCGCTTGAGTATAATCAGCACAGCGGTCTTGAGGCATACACGAATTAGCCAATTCCCATAAAGTCTTTTTTATTTGAGTTTGTTCTGGATAGCCATTAATTATGAAAAAACGCGTCAAAACTCGTTTTACATTTCCATCAAGAATAGCAACTGGTTGGTTAAAGGCTTGCGACGCAATGGCTGCTGCAGTAGAGGGGCCAATTCCTGGTAGTTCCGTAAGTAGAAGATAATTATCAGGGACAACACCGTCATGGTTTTGCATCACTGTTTTGGCTGTCTGATGAAGATTTCTAGCGCGGCTGTAGTAACCCAGGCCTGACCATAAAGAAAGTACTTCATCTTCATTTGCTTGAGCTAAATCCCCAATGTTAGGAAATCGTTGCATAAAACGTTCAAAATACGGGATAACCGTTTTAACTTGGGTCTGCTGAAGCATAATCTCGGAAATCCAGACTCTGTAGGGCGTACGGGGTAATTGCCACGGCAAGTTTTTTCGTCCATACAGATCAAACCAATTCAGCAAGGGTTTACTAAATTGTTCATATAAATTTTGCTTATCCACGTGCCAATTCTCGATAGTTTATTATTGGCGTACTGTAAAAAAAGTAATGCTCTAGGTCAATGAGATCCGCTTATCAATACCCATTTCAATAATGCTTCATGAGCCCCTCGCAAGGAATTTCGTCGGGTACAAAAAGGGATAATATAGCCAAATACTTAAAGTAACTTTTAGCTGTCCGCTTACAAAAATACAACTGGTTACAGGCTAATAACAACTCTGTCTCTAGTCATGCACACTTGCTGAACACTCATAACCTTATTAATATTAGGAAAGAATTAAAGTTGATTCGCTAAGTGTCGATATATAGTCTATCGTTTTAAATAGGGGGCCGGTTGTACTCAGGATGAATCAATCAAGCTGAATCATTTTGCTAAAGATTGTAGCGATGCGTTTTTATATTGGAGCAGTGAGTTTTTAAGACTTTTTCATAAAACAAAAGTTAAAATGTTTAAAGACAGAAAAAAAGATCTTAAGTGAACGCGCAGTTCAATGAATGAAACGTGTGCTGTAAATCTGTTGGTGAGAGATTTAGGTTCAAATCAAGGAGAGATTATGCGCCATAGCCAACATGAAATAGTGGTATTAAAACCCACGGCTGTTTTTTTATCATTTCTTGCTTCACAAATATCTGACACAAAATTACCCGATCTTAGATTGTTACAAATTGATAATACGGCTTACGTGTTACCCAAACAAAACTCAGATGATGCGACTTTGGATGAAATAGAAAAACATTTCTCAAAAATGTTTCGCCATGAAATTTGTCGTTGGTTAGGTGATAAAGCGCGTAACGAAATTGAAACCAATTTTCTGGATTTTCTTTGTTGTTTTAAATTTGAGCTACACAACCATATTGTATTGATGGAGCCTTCAATAGAAACAAGTCATCAATTATTGCTCATTAAGCCTCGTTCTGCTTTACTCGATTGGATAAAAGAATCATTAGAAGGCCAAGAGGATCTCTCAGATGTTATTGAAAAAGTAGAGTTATCGCATTTGGAAGAAAATGC
The DNA window shown above is from Legionella sp. PC997 and carries:
- a CDS encoding type II secretion system protein N codes for the protein MKFDLQALFSAKYAQWIIISLISLFSVLIIAEYATLIFSPAHIQTEPETITEMPVVAKQNSFDAILHSSLFGVYVSDNLSTIKKSMLNVTLVGILFANEINDSQVIIRSADGEENTYKLGDSIPGGAVIKRIMASGILVERNGALESLSLPKIELIFEPIAKPLDEE
- a CDS encoding tetratricopeptide repeat protein, producing MRRLYNLFIVVIFISILAGCAMTSARNLREGIDNFRLEEYRKAFIRLKPLAQKGLPDAQYAVGYMYYYGKGVVEDRKKAWFWINAAANLGQPDAKVAIQILTSGGSLR
- the mutY gene encoding A/G-specific adenine glycosylase, yielding MDKQNLYEQFSKPLLNWFDLYGRKNLPWQLPRTPYRVWISEIMLQQTQVKTVIPYFERFMQRFPNIGDLAQANEDEVLSLWSGLGYYSRARNLHQTAKTVMQNHDGVVPDNYLLLTELPGIGPSTAAAIASQAFNQPVAILDGNVKRVLTRFFIINGYPEQTQIKKTLWELANSCMPQDRCADYTQAIMDLGAICCTPKNPNCLNCPLQNNCLAYKHKEQHLYPTKKIKKPVPIQYQQLLVLHNEQGHVYLEKRPPVGLWGGLWCLPYLDEEDCPLDFIRLNYDLSGEAPQKLIAFKHRFSHFHLEINALTIKTKVLGKTLFEPKGQWFTKEQISALGLAQPTSKILSFHYNLYI